A stretch of the Balaenoptera musculus isolate JJ_BM4_2016_0621 chromosome 18, mBalMus1.pri.v3, whole genome shotgun sequence genome encodes the following:
- the RASA3 gene encoding ras GTPase-activating protein 3 isoform X1: MKLAGMHYLHVTLKPTIEEICQSHKSCEIDPVRLKDGESLESNTENLRQYVDRVFSVITKSGVSCPTVMCDIFFSLREAAAKRFQDDLDVRYTAVSSFIFLRFFAPAILSPNLFQLTPHHTDPQTSRTLTLVSKTIQTLGSLSKSKSASFKESYMAAFYEFFNEQKYADAVKNFLDLISSSGRRDPKSVQQPILLKEGFMIKRAQGRKRFGMKNFKKRWFRLTNHEFTYQKSKGDPPLYGIPIENILAVEPLEEESFKMKNMFQVIQPERALYIQANNCVEAKAWIDILTKVSQCNQKRLAVYHPSAYLNGHWLCCRASSDTAAGCSPCTSGLPANIQLDIDGDRETERIYSLFSSYMSKLEKMQEACGSRSVYDGPEREEYSTFIIDDPQETYKTLKQVIAGVAALEQEHAQYKRDKFKKTKEHPIGDKSFQSYIRQQSETPAHSM, translated from the exons ATGAAGTTGGCGGGGATGCACTACCTGCATGTCACCCTGAAGCCCACCATAGAGGAG ATTTGCCAGAGTCACAAGTCCTGTGAGATCGACCCCGTGAGGCTGAAGGACGGTGAGAGCCTGGAGAGCAACACG GAGAACCTGCGGCAGTACGTGGACCGCGTCTTCAGCGTCATCACCAAGTCGGGGGTGAGCTGCCCCACCGTCATGTGTGACATCTTCTTCTCCCTGCGAGAAGCGGCCGCCAAGCGCTTCCAAG ATGACCTGGACGTGAGGTACACGGCCGTGAGCAGCTTCATCTTCCTGAGGTTCTTCGCTCCAGCCATCCTGTCCCCCAACCTCTTCCAGCTCACGCCCCACCACACG GACCCGCAGACGTCGAGGACGCTGACGCTTGTCTCGAAGACCATTCAGACCCTCGGCAGCCTGTCCAAGTCCAAGTCT GCCAGTTTTAAGGAATCCTATATGGCTGCATTCTATGAGTTTTTCAACGAGCAGAAGTACGCGGATGCAGTGAAAAAC TTCTTAGATTTGATCTCATCCTCCGGGAGAAGAGACCCCAAGAGTGTGCAGCAGCCCATCCTGCTTAAGGAAGG GTTCATGATTAAGAGGGCACAAGGGCGAAAACGCTTTGGGatgaagaattttaagaaaagatgGTTTCGCCTGACAAACCATGAGTTTACCTACCAGAAAAGCAAAG GGGACCCGCCTCTCTACGGTATCCCCATCGAGAACATCCTGGCCGTGGAGCCGCTGGAAGAGGAGTCCTTCAAGATGAAGAAC ATGTTCCAGGTCATCCAGCCCGAGCGGGCTCTGTACATCCAGGCCAACAACTGCGTGGAGGCCAAGGCCTGGATCGACATCCTCACCAAGGTGAGCCAGTGCAACCAGAAGCGCCTGGCCGTCTACCACCCGTCCGCCTACCTCAACGGCCACTGGCTGTGCTGCAGGGCCTCCTCGGACACGGCCGCCGGCTGCTCCCCCTGCACCAG CGGCCTCCCAGCAAACATCCAGCTGGACATCGACGGGGACCGAGAGACTGAGCGCATCTACTCTCTGTTCAGCTCGTACATGAGCAAACTCGAGAAGATGCAAG AGGCCTGTGGGAGCAGGTCTGTGTACGACGGCCCAGAGCGGGAGGAGTACTCCACGTTCATCATCGACGACCCCCAGGAGACCTACAAGACGCTGAAGCAGGTCATCGCCGGCGTCGCGGCCCTGGAGCAGGAGCACGCCCAGTACAAACGGGACAAGTTCAAGAAGACCAA
- the RASA3 gene encoding ras GTPase-activating protein 3 isoform X2 yields the protein MAVEEEGLRVFQSVKIKIGEAKNLPTYPGPNKMRDCYCTVNLDQEEVFRTKIVEKSLCPFYGEDFYCEIPRSFRHLSFYIFDRDVFRRDSIIGRYRPTRKDLQKYHNRDTWFQLQHVDADSEVQGKVHLELRLSEVITDSGVVCHKLATRILECQGLPIVNGQCDPYATVTLAGPCRSEAKKTKVKKKTNNPQFDEVFYFEVTRPCSYNRKSHFDFEDEDVDKLEIRVDLWNASNLKFGDEFLGELRVPLKVLRQSSPHEAWYFLQPRDNGSKSLKPEDLGSLRLNVVYTEDHVFSSDYYSPLRDLLLRSADVEPVSASAAHILGEVCREKQEAAVPLVRLFLHYGRVVPFISAIASAEVRRTQDPNTIFRGNSLTSKCIDETMKLAGMHYLHVTLKPTIEEICQSHKSCEIDPVRLKDGESLESNTENLRQYVDRVFSVITKSGVSCPTVMCDIFFSLREAAAKRFQDDLDVRYTAVSSFIFLRFFAPAILSPNLFQLTPHHTDPQTSRTLTLVSKTIQTLGSLSKSKSASFKESYMAAFYEFFNEQKYADAVKNFLDLISSSGRRDPKSVQQPILLKEGFMIKRAQGRKRFGMKNFKKRWFRLTNHEFTYQKSKGDPPLYGIPIENILAVEPLEEESFKMKNMFQVIQPERALYIQANNCVEAKAWIDILTKVSQCNQKRLAVYHPSAYLNGHWLCCRASSDTAAGCSPCTSGLPANIQLDIDGDRETERIYSLFSSYMSKLEKMQEACGSRSVYDGPEREEYSTFIIDDPQETYKTLKQVIAGVAALEQEHAQYKRDKFKKTKYGSQEHPIGDKSFQSYIRQQSETPAHSM from the exons CCCCTTCTACGGAGAGGACTTCTACTGCGAGATTCCGCGGAGTTTCCGTCACCTGTCCTTTTACATTTTCGATAGAGACGTTTTCCGGAGGGATTCCATCATAGGTAGGTACCGACCGACCag GAAAGACCTGCAGAAGTACCACAACCGGGACACGTGGTTCCAGCTGCAGCACGTGGACGCCGACTCCGAGGTGCA G GGCAAGGTCCACCTGGAGCTGAGGCTGAGTGAGGTCATCACCGACTCGGGTGTCGTCTGCCACAAGCTGGCCACGCG CATCCTCGAGTGCCAGGGCCTCCCCATCGTGAACGGGCAGTGTGACCCCTACGCCACGGTGACCCTGGCGGGACCGTGCAG GTCGGAAGCAAAGAagacaaaagtgaaaaagaagacCAACAACCCCCAGTTTGACGAAGTGTTTTACTTTGAG GTGACCAGGCCCTGCAGCTACAACCGCAAGTCCCACTTCGACTTCGAGGACGAGGACGTGGACAAGCTGGAAATCCG GGTGGACCTCTGGAACGCCAGCAACCTGAAGTTTGGGGACGAGTTTCTGGGGGAGCTGAGGGTCCCGCTCAAGGTGCTGCGGCAGTCCAGCCCCCACGAGGCCTG GTACTTCCTTCAGCCCCGGGACAACGGCAGTAAGAGCCTGAAGCCGGAAGACCTGGGGTCCCTGCGCTTGAACGTGGTTTACACGGAAGACCACGTCTTCTCCTCCGACTACTACAGCCCCCTGCGGGACCTGCTTCTGCGGTCAGCGGACGTGGAG CCCGTCTCGGCGTCCGCGGCCCACATCCTGGGCGAGGTCTgcagggagaagcaggaggcGGCCGTCCCGCTGGTGCGGCTCTTCCTGCACTACGGCCGGGTGGTGCCCTTCATCAGTGCCATCGCCAGCGCCGAGGTCCGGAGGACCCA GGATCCCAATACCATCTTCCGGGGAAACTCGCTAACGTCCAAGTGCATCGACGAGACGATGAAGTTGGCGGGGATGCACTACCTGCATGTCACCCTGAAGCCCACCATAGAGGAG ATTTGCCAGAGTCACAAGTCCTGTGAGATCGACCCCGTGAGGCTGAAGGACGGTGAGAGCCTGGAGAGCAACACG GAGAACCTGCGGCAGTACGTGGACCGCGTCTTCAGCGTCATCACCAAGTCGGGGGTGAGCTGCCCCACCGTCATGTGTGACATCTTCTTCTCCCTGCGAGAAGCGGCCGCCAAGCGCTTCCAAG ATGACCTGGACGTGAGGTACACGGCCGTGAGCAGCTTCATCTTCCTGAGGTTCTTCGCTCCAGCCATCCTGTCCCCCAACCTCTTCCAGCTCACGCCCCACCACACG GACCCGCAGACGTCGAGGACGCTGACGCTTGTCTCGAAGACCATTCAGACCCTCGGCAGCCTGTCCAAGTCCAAGTCT GCCAGTTTTAAGGAATCCTATATGGCTGCATTCTATGAGTTTTTCAACGAGCAGAAGTACGCGGATGCAGTGAAAAAC TTCTTAGATTTGATCTCATCCTCCGGGAGAAGAGACCCCAAGAGTGTGCAGCAGCCCATCCTGCTTAAGGAAGG GTTCATGATTAAGAGGGCACAAGGGCGAAAACGCTTTGGGatgaagaattttaagaaaagatgGTTTCGCCTGACAAACCATGAGTTTACCTACCAGAAAAGCAAAG GGGACCCGCCTCTCTACGGTATCCCCATCGAGAACATCCTGGCCGTGGAGCCGCTGGAAGAGGAGTCCTTCAAGATGAAGAAC ATGTTCCAGGTCATCCAGCCCGAGCGGGCTCTGTACATCCAGGCCAACAACTGCGTGGAGGCCAAGGCCTGGATCGACATCCTCACCAAGGTGAGCCAGTGCAACCAGAAGCGCCTGGCCGTCTACCACCCGTCCGCCTACCTCAACGGCCACTGGCTGTGCTGCAGGGCCTCCTCGGACACGGCCGCCGGCTGCTCCCCCTGCACCAG CGGCCTCCCAGCAAACATCCAGCTGGACATCGACGGGGACCGAGAGACTGAGCGCATCTACTCTCTGTTCAGCTCGTACATGAGCAAACTCGAGAAGATGCAAG AGGCCTGTGGGAGCAGGTCTGTGTACGACGGCCCAGAGCGGGAGGAGTACTCCACGTTCATCATCGACGACCCCCAGGAGACCTACAAGACGCTGAAGCAGGTCATCGCCGGCGTCGCGGCCCTGGAGCAGGAGCACGCCCAGTACAAACGGGACAAGTTCAAGAAGACCAAGTACGGGAGCCA